In the Mya arenaria isolate MELC-2E11 chromosome 11, ASM2691426v1 genome, one interval contains:
- the LOC128209292 gene encoding hepatocyte nuclear factor 3-beta-like, which produces MYEKQTAVDYPPTGDYLTMLSKSSYDPVKTAYDSAGYPMTSMAGMNSMGSMGGMGSIGSMGMNNMNYTSQGLTGMGAPHGYGMSMAPAVGMAGGMYGSMNTMNTNGHMSGMTSPVPGMNGMADPITPMRMDINRAQAINRAREKTYRRSYTHAKPPYSYISLITMAIQQSPNKMCTLSEVYQFIMDLFPFYRQNQQRWQNSIRHSLSFNDCFVKVPRTPDRPGKGSYWTLHPDSGNMFENGCYLRRQKRFKCIKKEGLRKTLGGPDDSDSDDDDRPDCPSDSESVPTSPVDATSNHHPHHPPPPQQQQQQPPPPPVASSQQHHMSNQLEPLPPKTEPNPVGTPTSGSTPVPDLRHIQHHDAMSMAHGYPAGVNPTHSFNHPFSINNLITENAKMDLKLYEMQGMYPPYNNMHHMNIPPKVEGLPPMGPEGGYYKTYTPHSTASL; this is translated from the coding sequence ATGTACGAGAAGCAAACGGCGGTTGACTACCCGCCGACGGGAGATTATCTTACGATGCTGTCGAAGTCCTCCTACGACCCTGTAAAGACGGCATACGACTCGGCTGGCTACCCGATGACGTCTATGGCCGGCATGAACTCCATGGGCTCAATGGGTGGGATGGGCTCCATTGGCAGCATGGGCATGAACAACATGAACTACACGTCCCAAGGACTTACAGGCATGGGCGCCCCTCACGGGTATGGAATGAGCATGGCCCCGGCCGTCGGCATGGCGGGTGGCATGTACGGGAGCATGAACACCATGAACACTAACGGCCACATGAGCGGTATGACGAGCCCCGTTCCCGGCATGAACGGCATGGCGGACCCTATCACACCCATGCGAATGGACATTAACCGAGCGCAGGCCATCAACCGTGCTCGTGAGAAGACGTACCGTCGGAGCTACACCCACGCAAAACCGCCGTATTCGTACATATCTTTGATCACAATGGCAATTCAGCAATCTCCGAACAAAATGTGCACTCTTAGTGAGGTATATCAATTCATTATGGACTTATTTCCGTTCTATCGCCAAAACCAACAACGTTGGCAGAACTCTATACGTCACAGTTTGTCGTTCAATGACTGTTTCGTGAAAGTTCCGCGGACTCCTGACCGTCCAGGAAAAGGAAGCTACTGGACGTTGCACCCGGATTCCGGAAATATGTTCGAGAACGGCTGTTACCTTAGGCGGCAAAAGCGCTTCAAATGTATAAAGAAGGAAGGACTTCGAAAAACACTCGGTGGCCCAGATGATTCTGATTCTGATGACGACGACCGGCCTGACTGCCCGTCTGATAGCGAGTCCGTACCCACGTCTCCCGTGGATGCAACATCAAACCACCACCCTCACCATCCGCCGCCCCcgcaacaacagcagcaacagccGCCGCCGCCACCCGTGGCATCCTCACAACAGCATCACATGTCCAACCAGCTGGAACCCCTACCGCCCAAGACAGAGCCCAACCCCGTGGGTACTCCAACATCCGGCTCAACCCCCGTGCCAGACCTCCGACACATCCAGCACCATGACGCCATGTCCATGGCCCACGGGTACCCCGCCGGTGTCAACCCTACCCACTCGTTCAACCACCCATTCTCAATTAACAATTTAATcacagaaaacgcaaaaatggACTTGAAACTCTACGAAATGCAGGGCATGTACCCGCCCTACAACAATATGCATCACATGAACATTCCCCCTAAGGTGGAAGGGCTGCCGCCGATGGGCCCCGAGGGTGGATATTACAAAACCTACACCCCACATAGCACCGCTAGTCTGTGA